In a genomic window of Chrysemys picta bellii isolate R12L10 chromosome 1, ASM1138683v2, whole genome shotgun sequence:
- the PLA1A gene encoding phospholipase A1 member A codes for MGRLTRKNADDPRKKPLFVLAAVLLLSSACAGHETYVPAQPCSDFQTASFLQGMKLKVQFLLFTSSNPSCGQLISPGDGIKNSSFNTSLDTKIIIHGFTALGKKPSWINGLMGALFRAAKVNVVAVDWVNGATRTYPGAVENVIELSIKISLFISKLLKLGVSRTSIHLIGVSLGAHVAGLVGQFHGGQLGRITGLDPAGPKYTKAGREERLDPGDALFVEAIHTDTDSFGIRIPVGHIDYFINGGKDQPGCPRFTSLGYNYLICDHMRAIQLYVSALENSCPLMAFPCSSHENFLAGHCLDCSNPFLLSCPRIGLLERGGVSMAKLPKEMKVYLVTASSAPYCMYHSLVEFHLQQNRSLVTKLEITFRSSNSTASVKITIPKQQQLGKGVLAHPVPLCQIEAVTLKYLPKLHIWKKDKAVIVGNFCTTALPVSNREKMFCLSQDLSLTASSPLERDLAVDCA; via the exons ATGGGAAGATTGACCAGGAAGAACGCTGATGATCCCAGGAAGAAGCCTCTCTTTGTTCTTGCTGCTGTCTTGTTGCTCAGCTCAGCATGTGCAG GGCATGAGACCTATGTCCCAGCGCAGCCCTGCTCTGACTTTCAGACTGCAAGCTTCTTACAGGGCATGAAACTTAAGGTCCAGTTTCTTCTGTTCACCTCCTCAAACCCCAGCTGTGGGCAGCTGATATCACCTGGCGATGGCATCAAGAACTCCAGCTTCAATACTAGCCTGGACACCAAGATAATAATTCATGGCTTCAC AGCACTGGGCAAAAAGCCCTCCTGGATCAATGGACTCATGGGTGCATTATTCCGAGCTGCCAAGGTGAATGTGGTCGCAGTTGACTGGGTTAATGGAGCTACAAGAACCTACCCTGGTGCTGTGGAAAATGTCATAGAGCTGAGCATAAAGATCTCTCTTTTCATCAGCAAGTTGCTG AAACTCGGAGTGTCAAGGACATCTATCCACCTCATTGGGGTGAGCCTTGGAGCACATGTTGCAGGTCTGGTGGGGCAGTTCCATGGAGGCCAGCTGGGAAGGATTACAG GGCTGGATCCTGCGGGGCCCAAGTACACAAAAGCCGGCCGTGAGGAGCGCCTGGATCCTGGAGATGCTCTCTTTGTGGAAGCCATTCACACCGATACAGACA GTTTTGGTATCCGGATTCCTGTAGGCCATATTGATTACTTCATCAATGGAGGCAAAGACCAGCCTGGATGCCCCCGGTTCACCTCATTAG GGTATAACTATCTGATCTGTGATCACATGAGGGCGATACAGCTCTATGTCAGTGCCCTGGAGAATTCCTGTCCTTTGATGGCGTTTCCATGCTCAAGTCATGAAAATTTCCTTGCTGGCCACTGCCTGGACTGTAGCAATCCTTTCCTGCTCTCCTGTCCCAGAATAG GGCTGTTGGAGCGCGGTGGAGTCAGCATGGCAAAGCTCCCCAAGGAGATGAAGGTTTACTTGGTGACTGCCTCCTCAGCCCCGTACTGCA TGTACCACAGCCTGGTGGAGTTTCACTTGCAGCAGAACAGAAGCTTGGTCACCAAACTTGAGATCACCTTCCGCAGCAGCAACTCTACAGCCAGCGTGAAGATCACCAT AcctaagcagcagcagctgggcaaaGGGGTGCTGGCTCACCCAGTCCCACTGTGCCAGATAGAGGCGGTGACGCTGAAGTATCTCCCCAAGTTGCACATCTGGAAGAAGGACAAGGCTGTCATCGTTGGCAACTTCTGTACAACCGCACTGCCTGTCAGTAATCG TGAGAAGATGTTTTGCCTGTCTCAAGATCTGTCCCTGACAGCGAGCAGTCCCCTTGAACGTGACCTGGCAGTGGACTGTGCATAG